The genomic window AGATGTGATATGCAGCCTTGAGTCCACAATTGGCACACTTACCTGTTATTTTAATATAGGGTGATAGTTCTAACATGATCTGACACATTCAtgacaacaaacaaaaacagtgtCATTTAGAGAAAAAGATCAATTTGAAAAGCTCAAGTAGTATCTCAAAATTCCTACAACATACCTGGCAGTCATCCACGTCTACTTCAATGAACACCACGTTGTTAAATTTTTCAGAGAGGGCCtggacatttttaaatgaaaaaaaaaaaaaacaaaaaacaaaaaacaaaaacaaaaacaaaaagatttagaTCTGAGTGATGACCATCAACACACACAAGcttcttaaaatgaaaatgtgaaagaTTCCCGAACTCAGACTAAGGACCAGGGAAGCATAAGGAGCATTACGTTTCTCCCAATCAAATTCTTCTTGGTGTAAAATAATTTGGCTCATCAACTACCAACTTCGAGGGCTGAAATTTCAAAAAGTGCCCCTGTTTCAACGTGACATGGCAAAACGACCTAGAAAGTCTTCCATAGGCTCTGGGTACCaaatgttcatttattatttgttacaCTACTACTTTCAGGAACAGCAAAAAACCTCTTCAGCTGTCCTCCTCTCCTAGCTGTGTGGCCACCAACCCCAGCCCCGCCAGCGTCAGCCCGACACTCACGTGAAAGAAAGGTTTGATCATTTTGCAGGGCCCACACCACGTGGCTGAGAAGTCCACCACGACGAGCTTATCTCCTGCGCTGTCCAAGACTTCCTGAAAAGCAGactacaaagagaaaaagataagctGATGTTAAACACTttcatgtaagaaaaaaaaaataaagccaaagcAACTAGGTCTGAGGGCCTCTTGCACTTGGGGTACTATTACTTGATAAGCTGCACCAACACATAATGTGcagcatttatttattggtaGTCATGCCTTCATCAACAGTTTATAAAATACTGGGAATTGGCTAATTTATACCCAAAGGAAGCAaaggagaggaaaataaaaacagagatttTTATGAAAAACGTTTCcacatcaaacccaggtacatgGTGGACGTTCACTAAATGCTCACAGACGGGTGAAAGGGGCCACTTAGATGGGAGAAGCCACAGAGGAACAGGATTGTGCGAAGAAAACATCACAAGTTACTTTAAAAACACCAGCACTTGTGATTATGTAATGTGTCTACGGCGGAGCATgcag from Oryctolagus cuniculus chromosome 1, mOryCun1.1, whole genome shotgun sequence includes these protein-coding regions:
- the TXN gene encoding thioredoxin codes for the protein MVKQIESKSAFQEVLDSAGDKLVVVDFSATWCGPCKMIKPFFHALSEKFNNVVFIEVDVDDCQDIAAECEVKCMPTFQFFKKGQKVGEFSGANKEKLEATINELL